The Sparus aurata chromosome 10, fSpaAur1.1, whole genome shotgun sequence genome includes the window actctcactcacacacacactctgacacacactctcGGCAGCAGGGGACAGGAACTTGGTCAGGTCTCGGTTCCTGTGGAGACACTTATTATAGAACAGGGAAGCTGCAGCTGAACTGAGGCTGGTGGTGGATGTGTGGTAACAGCTCCGTGTCGTCGAGCCTTCAACTTAAAACTTATAACTTTTAACGTGATTAAATTATCTCAGTTTCAGCTACCAGCAGCGGGTGTAcaataactttttattttacataatttaCACAACACAGTAGTCAGATGAACAGAACACCTCAGCTGGCAGGTTTAAacttacaaaaacacacactgactaaaCTGATCGAGGCAGCTGTAACGTCCCATGTTCTGTGAGGTAAAAtcgttgtttttttcagtgggGTTTGGTGGCTCTGAGGCGAGCGATGTAACGGCAGGTGtcctgatctctctctctcttcttcttcttccgtcTTCCCCTCAGAGACCTGAGATTCATCGAGGTTGTAGAAAATGTGTGTCAGAGGCTGCTGGAGTACAATCTGCACAAAGAGAGGACCGGCAGTAACCGCTTTGCCaaggtcggtgtgtgtgtgtgtgtgtgtgtgtgtgtgtgttgtgtcaacAGATTTGGGTACTTTACTCTTCTTTCAGATCttccaactgtgtgtgtgttttggttcactctcgcAGCCGTTACTGTTGAGCTTCATGTGGCCTGTCAGTTTCGTGTTCCAGACTGTTAAAGTGACAGTTTACTGGTTCATATTTAGATTGAGGAAGTGATCATGCAGACACGACACCTGCAGAACCACCATGTCCCTCGATAAAGTACAGCTGCATTTAGCTTTTTGTCTTTTCGGTCaactgtcacttttttttttttttcctgcattttgtCCAATACAGCAAAAAAGGACCTGTCTTCAAACTTATATGAAGATAGAAGCAGTTAGTTTGCTGTCTGAAGGTCACACATGTTCTGCAGGTCACACTCTTGCAGCTGCGTTGAGATAAAAGCCGTcctgtggtgctggtggtgcagcTGCAGAGCAGTTTGGAAGTGTTTCACTTTTGCATGAAGACGAGACGCTTCATGGTATAAGATTTTGAAAAGTTTGCCTcctgtgtgacagcagtgttacgtctgtctgtctgtgtgtgtgtgtgttttcagggcaTGTCAGAGACGTTCTCCACCCTTCATGGTTTGGTGAATAAAGGCGTGAACGTGGTGATGGATATTCCCTACGAGCTCTGGAACGAGACGTCAGCAGAAGTGGCCGAACTTAAAAAACAGGTGCTTTCACCAGAATTCACTGGAATGAGTGAAAATCCTTCATCTAATAACATTtatgttaaatgtattttcttgctGAGAGAAACAAACTGTGGTGCTCCAACAGCAGGCAGCAGTAGAGATAAAGTCAGTGTCAGATTAGCACAGAGTAAAATATATTGTTGCCAAAAGAAGGACAGGATGTTAAAGTTACatcacagatggaaaaaaagcaaagaaggaactctgattcttctgtaataGTTTTGTAGTTGATGGCAGGAAagaaaaactgtgcaaaatatattataaacaaCATTTCAACTGTAGAACCTTAAAACATAACAAGCAAACATCTTTCCTGTGAGACAAAACTCCCTAAACCTTTTGAATTGTACTTGTGTGATATTCATGGACACtcgtacttgtgtgtgtgtcagtgtgatgtGATGGTGGAGCAGTACGAGGAGGTGATCGAGGATTGGTACAAAGGGAACCAGGAAGAAGACCTGACCATGTATCTGTGTGACAAACATGTTCTCAAGGGACAGGAcaaaggtaacacacacactttctaaGTTTTGGTTTCCTCTCTCCATCATTTGTCTTCGttactttgttacttttctgtttcttctctttctctttttattacCTTCCTCTTTGTCACCCtcaatttgatttatttttctgtgtccAGCCTGTCTGAGTGAGGACTGGACTCCACAGAAACATAAGAAGGGAGACCAGGCCGCCATCGCCgaggacaagaagaagaagaaaaagaagaagggagggaagaaggagggaggagacggCGGCTCGGAGGGAGAGAAGTCgaccaagaagaagaaggagaagaaggtgaagaagaagaaaaagagcaaaGCTCCAGTGGAGAAGACGGACGGAGGCGTGTCGTCGGACGAGGAGATCCAGCCACAGGTGCCTCTTCCTGGGCAGAAGACGGAGCTGTGAGCCCTGGTTCTGGTTCCTGGTTCCTGGTTCTGGttcctggttctggttctggtccggACCTCCTGAACAGAAGTAAACTCTTAGTAACAGCAGCTTCTCCCTTCAACCGTTCCAGTCCGACTCACTGAATCTGCTGAGTCAGATGTGGTACTGTTACATGCAGTCTGTTAACGATCGGGCTTTTCAAATTGAGGTTAATTTTGATGGAACTTGCAGAAATGTTATCTTTGTTTCCCAGTTATAATTAAGTCCATTTCATTCCATCAAagtgtttcaaaatgtttgtgttcttgGCGGTTGTCTCCATCGGTTATGATACATCATACACTCGATCAGCTAAATTaaacactattattattattattattattattattattatatttgtcTGGTTTATATGATTGTCGGTCTAAAACTAGACCAATCATTAcaatttatttagatttttgatGAATTAttaagtctataaaatgtgacagaatGGAGGAAAATGCTCATTTTTGTTTCCCAGAATTCAAAGTGACGTCTCCAAACTCACAGTTATTAAATTACCTGTTCAATAAACCAGCACGACTCGTCGATTTgtagattaaaagaaaaataattgcCAACTTCTTTGATAATCGATGAATTGTTCCAgtcattttttaagcaaaattGTCACAAATGTTGTGGCTCCAGCCCTTAAATTGCTGCTTCTCTTCATCATTTCTGACATTAAATGAAGACTCTTTGGGTTTTGCTCTGTTGgtttgacaaaagaagcaacGTGAAGACGTCAT containing:
- the cnpy3 gene encoding protein canopy homolog 3, whose amino-acid sequence is MNLAGFLSVFWVISSVGAAKKEGEDDWVHLPNKCEVCKFVSIEMKSAFHETGKTKEVIDRNYNFIDSKGAPPIKYIKSDLRFIEVVENVCQRLLEYNLHKERTGSNRFAKGMSETFSTLHGLVNKGVNVVMDIPYELWNETSAEVAELKKQCDVMVEQYEEVIEDWYKGNQEEDLTMYLCDKHVLKGQDKACLSEDWTPQKHKKGDQAAIAEDKKKKKKKKGGKKEGGDGGSEGEKSTKKKKEKKVKKKKKSKAPVEKTDGGVSSDEEIQPQVPLPGQKTEL